A genome region from Crossiella equi includes the following:
- a CDS encoding primosomal protein — MAQDIVPIELRLPQGDLVTLWAPKWREDGEEWEAFLGHGEDLYGFADAAHLAAFVRTAEEHDLTDHPAWAQVPGLHAGDLVPDQERVYDLVGVPELAAEEPDTWTIGELSETVAIVRSLADVCELEAVHGVLDAADGFALLNQGTYPFQGRDGEARWNELAKIIVDRWDEVLDAIDGVVTQPEVPEKARLDAEAELAELEAEDEDEDAEGAEAEEAEEEAPTGFWAEVGIDPIKIITSVGEHYTLRCYLDDKPLFLGSDGKIDVFSSPRALARFLATGEGDSAEDHANDLAEASTWDEVVAAATNGDLEIEVEQDNTYLLTGLSEDLAGGVEEVDPLQLELAVELVLDAAQWAGDESTEKALAKSESLGWLVSFIVRPDPNRLAPSAPFTAEVAAWEKVVAAFEERLNQH, encoded by the coding sequence ATGGCCCAGGACATCGTGCCGATCGAGCTTCGTCTTCCGCAGGGTGACCTGGTCACGCTGTGGGCGCCCAAGTGGCGTGAGGACGGCGAGGAGTGGGAGGCCTTCCTCGGCCACGGCGAGGACCTCTACGGCTTCGCCGACGCCGCGCACCTGGCCGCCTTCGTGCGCACGGCCGAGGAGCACGACCTCACCGACCACCCGGCGTGGGCGCAGGTCCCCGGCCTGCACGCGGGCGACCTGGTGCCCGACCAGGAGCGCGTGTACGACCTGGTCGGCGTGCCGGAGCTGGCCGCCGAGGAGCCGGACACCTGGACCATCGGCGAGCTGTCGGAGACCGTGGCGATCGTGCGCTCCCTCGCCGACGTGTGCGAGCTGGAGGCCGTGCACGGCGTGCTGGACGCCGCCGACGGCTTCGCGCTGCTGAACCAGGGCACCTACCCGTTCCAGGGCCGTGACGGCGAGGCCCGCTGGAACGAGCTGGCCAAGATCATCGTGGACCGCTGGGACGAGGTCCTGGACGCCATCGACGGTGTGGTCACCCAGCCCGAGGTGCCGGAGAAGGCCCGGCTGGACGCCGAGGCCGAGCTCGCCGAGCTGGAGGCCGAGGACGAGGACGAGGACGCCGAAGGCGCCGAGGCCGAGGAGGCCGAGGAGGAGGCCCCCACCGGTTTCTGGGCCGAGGTCGGCATCGACCCCATCAAGATCATCACCTCCGTCGGCGAGCACTACACGCTGCGCTGCTACCTCGACGACAAGCCGCTGTTCCTCGGCTCGGACGGCAAGATCGACGTCTTCTCCTCCCCGCGCGCACTGGCCCGCTTCCTGGCCACCGGCGAGGGCGACTCCGCCGAGGACCACGCGAACGACCTCGCCGAGGCGTCCACGTGGGACGAGGTGGTGGCCGCGGCCACCAACGGCGACCTGGAGATCGAGGTCGAGCAGGACAACACCTACCTGCTCACCGGCCTGTCCGAGGACCTCGCGGGCGGTGTCGAGGAGGTCGACCCGCTGCAGCTGGAGCTGGCCGTCGAGCTGGTCCTGGACGCCGCGCAGTGGGCTGGCGACGAGTCCACGGAGAAGGCGCTGGCCAAGTCCGAGAGCCTGGGCTGGCTGGTCTCCTTCATCGTGCGCCCGGACCCGAACCGCCTGGCGCCGAGCGCGCCGTTCACCGCCGAGGTGGCGGCCTGGGAGAAGGTCGTGGCGGCTTTCGAGGAGCGCCTCAACCAGCACTGA
- a CDS encoding C40 family peptidase, giving the protein MSDVEAVLNGLTEKLRQMVKDVDGDHGAAQRAATALGQANTALADLKGRHNGSFKSAMNGWYGDRANVFQGRVATLEGSVDKLAGNCKTAQDAVNSAHNAVTTAKGNLERIINELRTAVTPQVEAALAGKHTGQKASVPQAISQCACTAATYNLKGEQEITKAKQALGEAAGKLRGIPGVDVGSLGGMGGALGGGVDGTSTSSASGRNGSGGHSGSSGGGGGGGGGGGAGGGGGGGGVPHSNLPVAIPPQPGSGVDVNLPGGKTVQAPNEIAAAAVRKALTALGTPYVWAASNPPQGTDCSGLTKWSYAAAGFELPRHSAAQAMGAQVPPGQLLPGDLVVWKGHVAMYIGDGQIIEAGDPVQIGKLRTTNSGMPFMGFFRPTG; this is encoded by the coding sequence ATGTCCGATGTCGAGGCCGTGCTCAACGGTCTGACCGAGAAGCTGCGGCAGATGGTCAAGGACGTGGACGGCGACCACGGCGCCGCACAGCGCGCGGCCACCGCCCTGGGCCAGGCCAACACCGCGCTCGCCGACCTCAAGGGCAGACACAACGGCTCGTTCAAGTCGGCGATGAACGGCTGGTACGGCGACCGCGCCAACGTCTTCCAGGGCCGGGTGGCCACCCTGGAGGGCTCGGTGGACAAGCTCGCCGGGAACTGCAAGACCGCCCAGGACGCGGTGAACAGCGCGCACAACGCGGTCACCACGGCCAAGGGCAACCTCGAGAGGATCATCAACGAGCTGCGCACCGCGGTCACCCCGCAGGTGGAGGCCGCGCTCGCGGGCAAGCACACCGGGCAGAAGGCCAGCGTGCCGCAGGCGATCTCGCAGTGCGCCTGCACCGCCGCCACGTACAACCTCAAGGGCGAGCAGGAGATCACCAAGGCCAAGCAGGCCCTGGGCGAGGCCGCGGGCAAGCTGCGCGGCATCCCCGGCGTGGACGTCGGCTCGCTCGGCGGCATGGGCGGTGCGCTCGGCGGCGGTGTGGACGGCACCAGCACCTCCTCGGCCTCCGGCCGCAACGGCTCGGGCGGGCACTCCGGCTCGTCCGGGGGCGGCGGGGGTGGCGGAGGTGGCGGCGGCGCCGGTGGTGGGGGCGGGGGCGGCGGCGTGCCGCACTCGAACCTGCCGGTGGCCATCCCGCCGCAGCCGGGTTCGGGCGTGGACGTCAACCTGCCCGGCGGCAAGACCGTGCAGGCGCCGAACGAGATCGCCGCGGCCGCCGTGCGCAAGGCGCTGACCGCGCTCGGCACGCCCTACGTGTGGGCGGCCTCCAACCCGCCGCAGGGCACCGACTGCTCCGGCCTGACCAAGTGGTCCTACGCCGCGGCGGGCTTCGAGCTGCCCCGGCACTCGGCGGCGCAGGCCATGGGCGCGCAGGTGCCGCCCGGCCAGCTGCTGCCCGGTGACCTGGTGGTGTGGAAGGGTCACGTGGCGATGTACATCGGGGACGGCCAGATCATCGAGGCGGGCGACCCGGTGCAGATCGGCAAGCTGCGCACGACCAACAGCGGGATGCCGTTCATGGGCTTCTTCCGGCCCACCGGCTGA
- a CDS encoding type VII secretion target yields MAEKGFKVDPAALRGYSNAVKGLSGEVGKVGTGTLAGTNALPANAFGTIGAEVSGALTPAVQGILDGIAAAAKAMTELGTAVSSTLTDYERQDDDHAQQVKRAGTR; encoded by the coding sequence ATGGCCGAGAAGGGCTTCAAGGTCGACCCGGCCGCGTTGCGGGGCTACTCGAACGCGGTCAAGGGCCTGTCCGGGGAGGTGGGCAAGGTCGGCACCGGCACGCTGGCCGGGACGAACGCGCTGCCCGCCAACGCCTTCGGCACGATCGGCGCGGAGGTCTCGGGCGCCCTGACCCCAGCCGTGCAGGGCATCCTCGACGGCATCGCCGCGGCCGCGAAGGCCATGACCGAGCTGGGCACCGCGGTCAGCAGCACGCTCACCGACTACGAGCGCCAGGACGACGACCACGCGCAGCAGGTCAAGCGCGCGGGTACGCGCTGA
- a CDS encoding SMI1/KNR4 family protein, with protein sequence MDVAEGWGRLWTWLAESAPTTHELLRPGAAPAEVEDLERRLGLTFSAELRQWWTLCDGTVRTDFAEIFPPFYTPHSTRSAFDAREWRRLRWREQWAEPDAEPEAGTAARSFHPAWVPIAFDGCGDALVVDLRPGPLHGCVLEWDQERSEVHKPEWSSLAVMLTEVADALESGTPVGHSHPTVTPDGRLDWRIR encoded by the coding sequence ATGGACGTTGCCGAGGGCTGGGGCCGGCTGTGGACCTGGCTGGCCGAGAGCGCGCCCACAACACACGAACTCCTGCGGCCGGGGGCGGCGCCCGCCGAGGTGGAGGACCTGGAGCGCCGCCTCGGGCTGACGTTCTCGGCCGAGCTGCGGCAGTGGTGGACGCTGTGCGACGGCACCGTGCGCACCGACTTCGCCGAGATCTTCCCGCCCTTCTACACCCCGCACAGCACGCGCAGCGCCTTCGACGCCCGGGAGTGGCGGCGGCTGCGGTGGCGGGAGCAGTGGGCCGAACCGGACGCCGAGCCCGAGGCGGGCACCGCCGCCCGCTCCTTCCACCCGGCCTGGGTCCCCATCGCCTTCGACGGCTGCGGCGACGCCCTGGTCGTCGACCTCCGCCCGGGCCCGCTGCACGGCTGCGTCCTGGAGTGGGACCAGGAACGCTCCGAGGTGCACAAACCGGAGTGGAGCAGCCTGGCCGTCATGCTCACCGAGGTCGCCGACGCCCTGGAGTCGGGCACCCCGGTCGGGCACAGCCACCCCACGGTGACGCCCGACGGCAGGCTGGACTGGCGCATCCGTTGA
- a CDS encoding aldehyde dehydrogenase family protein, whose product MSERISVAKTYKLYLGGKFPRSESGRVYPVTDARGKFLANAAHASRKDVRDAVVAARAAFPKWSGATAYNRGQVLYRVAEMLEGRRDQFIAEVAQAEGVAAKKAESTVDAAVDRWVWYAGWTDKLATVLGAANPVAGPYFSFTTPEPTGVVAVFAPQSSSLLGLVSAVAPVIAAGNTCVVVTSESRPLPAITLSEVLATSDLPGGVVNLLTGRTSELSPWLAAHADVNALDPTGVPADARADLERAAAGTVKRVLRTPAKEPDWTATPDISRLRAFLEHKTVWHPTGI is encoded by the coding sequence ATGTCTGAGCGGATCAGCGTTGCCAAGACCTACAAGCTCTACCTCGGCGGGAAGTTCCCCCGCTCGGAGTCCGGACGGGTGTACCCGGTGACCGACGCACGCGGCAAGTTCCTCGCCAACGCCGCCCACGCCTCCCGCAAGGACGTCCGCGACGCGGTGGTGGCGGCCCGCGCGGCCTTCCCGAAGTGGTCGGGCGCCACCGCGTACAACCGGGGCCAGGTGCTCTACCGGGTGGCCGAGATGCTGGAGGGCCGCCGGGACCAGTTCATCGCCGAGGTCGCCCAGGCCGAGGGCGTGGCGGCGAAGAAGGCCGAGTCCACTGTGGACGCGGCCGTGGACCGCTGGGTCTGGTACGCGGGCTGGACGGACAAGCTGGCCACGGTCCTGGGCGCGGCCAACCCGGTGGCGGGCCCGTACTTCTCCTTCACCACCCCGGAGCCGACGGGCGTGGTGGCGGTCTTCGCCCCGCAGAGCTCCTCCCTGTTGGGCCTGGTCAGCGCGGTGGCCCCGGTCATCGCGGCGGGCAACACCTGCGTCGTGGTCACCAGCGAGTCCCGCCCCCTCCCGGCGATCACCCTGTCCGAGGTGCTGGCCACCTCCGACCTGCCGGGCGGCGTGGTGAACCTGCTGACCGGCCGCACCTCGGAGCTGTCCCCGTGGCTCGCGGCCCACGCCGACGTCAACGCCCTGGACCCCACGGGCGTCCCGGCCGACGCGCGTGCGGACCTGGAGCGCGCGGCGGCGGGCACGGTCAAGCGCGTGCTGCGCACCCCGGCCAAGGAACCGGACTGGACCGCGACGCCGGACATCAGCCGCCTGCGCGCGTTCCTGGAGCACAAGACGGTCTGGCACCCCACGGGGATCTGA
- a CDS encoding YbaB/EbfC family nucleoid-associated protein, translating into MSEYSAAEDALRASEAMAAEMARVVGQARSQDGLVAATVNANGELVQLWLDPAADRLGADRLGQVITETARLATEFAVQRCWNVLAKGMGDEFTALAEAVGGTAPARAAGWDSAKVEGVPVSRAPRPTAEPEEDEDVLSFDLSSLRSDR; encoded by the coding sequence ATGAGCGAATACAGCGCCGCCGAGGACGCCCTGCGCGCCAGCGAGGCCATGGCCGCCGAGATGGCGCGCGTGGTGGGGCAGGCCCGCAGCCAGGACGGCCTGGTCGCGGCCACGGTCAACGCCAACGGCGAGCTGGTGCAGCTGTGGCTGGACCCGGCCGCGGACCGGCTGGGCGCGGACCGGCTCGGTCAGGTGATCACCGAGACCGCGCGGCTGGCCACCGAGTTCGCCGTGCAGCGCTGCTGGAACGTGCTGGCCAAGGGCATGGGCGATGAGTTCACCGCCCTGGCCGAGGCCGTCGGCGGCACCGCGCCGGCCCGGGCCGCGGGCTGGGACAGCGCGAAGGTGGAAGGCGTGCCGGTCAGCCGGGCGCCCCGTCCGACCGCCGAGCCGGAGGAGGACGAGGACGTGCTGAGCTTCGACCTGTCCAGTCTTCGCTCGGACCGGTGA
- a CDS encoding YbaB/EbfC family nucleoid-associated protein translates to MDDFVEADNARAARKIADTEARITERLARSGPVLGQARSADGAVSVTVAPGGELREVRIDPRALNMGMPQLADEVVKQARRATRDAAGRLHRTMDGVLDAKAAEGLTALGLPPQPVEDDEDPGSFLRRAR, encoded by the coding sequence ATGGACGACTTCGTCGAGGCGGACAACGCACGCGCCGCGCGGAAGATCGCGGACACCGAGGCGCGCATCACCGAGCGGCTGGCCCGTTCGGGTCCCGTGCTCGGCCAGGCCCGCTCCGCCGACGGCGCGGTCAGCGTGACCGTGGCGCCCGGCGGTGAGCTGCGCGAGGTGCGCATCGACCCGCGCGCGCTGAACATGGGCATGCCGCAGCTGGCCGACGAGGTGGTCAAGCAGGCGCGGCGGGCCACCCGGGACGCGGCCGGGCGGCTGCACCGCACCATGGACGGCGTGCTGGACGCGAAGGCCGCCGAGGGGCTGACCGCGCTGGGCCTGCCGCCGCAGCCGGTCGAGGACGACGAGGACCCGGGTTCGTTCCTGCGGAGGGCACGATGA
- a CDS encoding PadR family transcriptional regulator, producing MRQAQWLRGVLDLAVLALLAESGESYGYLISQQLADSGLGEVKGGTLYPLLNRLEEAGLLHSSWRAGDGGPGRKFYEISRSGRRELAEKAPQWTAFAGAATTVVQRGVREATLG from the coding sequence GTGAGACAGGCGCAGTGGCTGCGCGGCGTCCTCGACCTCGCGGTGCTGGCGCTGCTGGCCGAGTCGGGGGAGAGCTACGGCTACCTGATCTCGCAGCAGCTGGCCGACTCCGGCCTCGGCGAGGTCAAGGGCGGCACGCTCTACCCGCTGCTGAACCGGCTGGAGGAAGCCGGGCTGCTGCACAGCTCCTGGCGTGCCGGCGACGGCGGGCCGGGGCGCAAGTTCTACGAGATCAGCCGGAGCGGCAGGCGCGAGCTCGCCGAGAAAGCTCCACAGTGGACGGCCTTCGCGGGCGCGGCGACCACGGTCGTCCAGCGCGGCGTGCGGGAGGCGACCCTGGGCTGA